In Candida albicans SC5314 chromosome 4, complete sequence, the genomic window GGAGAAACTCCGCAAATCATTCGCTTAACCCTTTCATGCAGCTCGATGTGTCAAAAATATGCGTTTCTTTTTACAACAGAATAGAACTTTTCAATGCATCAAAAcaatgataaatcaataatgtaatcaacaaatcagttgattttttgtttaaaaaagaaaagatagTAGCTGcaaaaatacaatttttcttttattgcTGTCTagtttttttaataattgacgGACTACAAAAAGAGCTCATATATGCCGGTATCTGTTGCTTGCAACATGTATGTTCTAATCGAAACATACCACCACGGCAAACCCTGAGAACTGAGGCATTGTCCACTCCCAAGAGTTTATACATTAGGGCTGAACATATCGGCCTTGACCAATGTGTGAATCTATAAAGTATTGGTTAGTATCTCGTTAAAAGTTATGGTCTTGGATAGTTCTTATTGATACGTACATCTTGAATTGAAGCATTGATGAATTGTCTCACTTCTAATGCTAGCCAAACTTTCATCATACTCAAAGAGTTTTCATTCTTCAATATCTCTCTACCTTCTTTCAGAACTCCTAATCTTCTCAATACGGGTAATGAACtgtttttaataaaaaagtaATGTTAGTATTAATTCTAGTCTTTATATtaatcatttgatttattggttATTTTTTCCTACTGGACCAAAAACAAGCTGAAAAGCTCCATTTCTTCAGTAGGAAAACCAAATAATAGTGCATATACAAACCTTGCaaataaatccaaattaGGATCCAATTGTCTTCCAATTCCCTCTAATAACAAAATCGCCACCACAACTGTAACAAAATCACCTTCCATTCTCACATGATGGTTTCTAACCATTCCTAAAACTTGATCAAGTAAATCACCAATACTTATATTTCCTAATGTGAATGTTCTTTGTTTCATTCTGTCAACTAATTTTTCCACTTTCAATGCAAAGATCTCCTTATTCAATACTGTTTCTGGGGTTCTTGATCTTTCTGCCATTAATTCACCAGCTCTGTATCCATCAAATTCTGACAATGCTctgaataaatcaataaagtTAATTCGATCTTCTTTGTTTAATTCAGTTACTAGCCCTACATCTAAGAAACATATTTCAGCGTGATATCCTTGTTCGTATAGTTCAGACAATTTTTCACACCATGCATTGGTGTTGTCGcccaatttcaataattcgtttgttattttgtttGTCTCCGTCTCATTAGAAGTTTTCACTATCTTGTACTCCTTTTTATGTCTGtataattcatttttgtAAAAGCGAACCATCATATTACCTGGATGAAGATCAGCGTGAACAAAATTGtccaaaatcaacattttAAGAAACGCATCTAAACCTTTATCACTAACTTCTTTAGATAAATTCTTACCATAATTCTCTGACAATGATAAAAGCTTGCTCAATGGGATAGCATGAATATATTCTTCCACAAGAACATCCCTGGTGGTAAAGTTCAAATATGGTTTGGGGAAATGAATGTCCAATCTACTTTTAAAATTCTCTCTAAATTTGGCCAAATTGAGTGCCTCGATTCTAAGGTCTAGTTGTAGTCTCATCAATATAGAAAACTGCTCGACTTCATCGGGCAAAGACAACCATTCCATTGTTGGGATAATGTTTATTACATTAGCAAAAAACTTCATAATCTTTAAATCACGGTTGATTTTGAGTTCAACATTAGGATGCAACACTTTAATGGCAACAAATTCATTTGAATCCAAGTGTTCTGTAACAAcaatgttttcaaaaaattgttcCTGTTTGTCTTCAGCttgtaatttcaattgtttaacaagtttatcttcatcttttttaGCTCTTTCTAATACTTTGGGTGAAAGCTTACCAAGATAAACTTGTGCTATAGCCCCAACTCCTAATGGCTTTTCtttaaattcatcaaaGATCTCATCAAATGGTAAATTGCCAAAACTCTTggaaataatttttttcgtCAACTCCAATGAATGAGCCTTTGCATTAGAATGCAAACTGCCCAATTCATTACACATTTCTTCTGGGAATATATCAGTACGTGATGCTGCCCATTGTCCCAATTTAATGAAAGAAGCACCTGCAACTTCAGCACTCCAACGCAAGTACCTATACCATAATGTAGCCCCAGTTCTGACCAAATTCCCGCTCTCGGATCTATGCCTTCTTCCAAACCAACAAATTGGTGAAATCAACAATACGGGAACGAAAATACAACTTAATTCAATAAACCTTACAAATGTAAACATGGGATCAACTAAATAATCTTCAATTGCAAAtctcaaataataaaatgttCGAATAATCCAACTTGGatgttttttctttgtctcTCGATACCCATAATATTGATTGTATTCTTCCTTTTGTGATGATTCATATAACCCCATTTCAAATGTTTCTGAAGTCTTTGATGGTGTTAACGTATGAACGGATGTATCTAATGCATGCACGTCATTATCAATGTGTTGATTGTATACCGTAATTGAGGCTAAGGCTCCAATAGATATTCCAAAGACTGCTCTATGAGAAGTGGGAAATTTTGGAAACGTATTTGTTTTGGTGTATACATTTCTGATTGTCGATTTGGAAACAAATGGAAGTGTTCGTATTGATGGCTTTAGTATTCGAAACATTATCAGTAATAAACAATGTGGATTGTTACTTAAATTCTAAACAGCAAtattttctaataaataaataaataaataaataaataagttCTCTATactaatttgattaatcCTCTATAAATCTAACACAATATCAACATTCTATATGTATTTAAATTCCACTACCTAGATAAAGGttgttgctttttttttctggtggttttttttttcgggCTTCTTCGATTGCTATTCTAGGAAGTATGAGCAATGGTTGATTCTTGATTCCCGTTGACCGAGGCATCGGCACGACCATTCTCTTGCAAATGATTTCGAAGAATCGACACCCACAATCCAATTGTTGATGCCCCCTTAGGGTTGGTCTTTGCTCCTCTTCTACTTACAATTCCGTCGTGAGCATTCCAAACATCCAAAAATACAGGTATTTTAATCCAATCCAATGTATTCAAGTTCTTTACAATGAACAGTTTATCTTCATTTAAAGGTAATTTGTACTTGTGATCTTGGAATAATGGGAAAGACTCGTAGCTTTTTAACGTTTCTATGCTTTCCGAAATGACTTTATcattttgttcaatatccatttcaattgatttaaagtttgattttaaCGTATCAGCCTCCGAACTCTCATCGACACCATCAGAATCAGTGTTATAATCAGTATTTTCAGCTACCAAagcatcttcatcatcctCATTTTTAATAGACCCGGCTTTTCTACTTTTATTCAAATACCTTTCTTCGGCATATAAGACACGGTCCATGGTATCCTCTGTCAAATAAGAAGTATCTCCTTTAAATGACTCGTGTCTGTCCAATGTGCGACGTTTCAAACGCTGAACATTGCCCACTTTAGCATCATCAGGATCTATAGGTGCGTTGCCGTAAACAAACTTTTTCACTCTCAGCCAGTGTTGAGGACTTAAAGGTCCTTTGACAAActtgattttaataaaactaTAGATCGAGACAGTGGTGGAACTAATAAGAACAAATGGCACCCAAAAGGGAACAACCAAACAAGCCAATAAAGCAATAACTAAAATCTTGGCCCATCGATTCTTTCTAATAAATGGTGTCTCCTCCTGTTGATTCccaagaaatatttttttatccTTTAAAGATAAACGATGAGATTTGGTTAAATCGACAAACTTGGGACGAACTAGTTTATTAGCAATCTTCGCTTGGGGTAGATTATCCAagtaaacaatttttatGTTATCCAATTCCTCAAATGGGGACACATCTGTTATGAAGGAAGTGAAAAACGCCACGGTTCTAtcatttttgatatttgcTAAAAGAATGTGcttttgaaatttctttaatcCTCGCATATACTTTTCTTGTGGATCTGCCATTTTAACTAATATCTTGTCGTGGTCTGCGATAAACAATTGTCCCCCTGACTTCCCGAATAAATATGGTCCTAGTCTATTGGCAACTGCATCAAAGATATTGTcattaaaaaattggattcCCACGTGTGGTGTGGCAAATGTACTGAAAAATATTGGTTCAATCTTTTCAAAGAAATCTAATTCATTTAGTAAACCAATCACATATCTAGAAATTAATCCACCAAGTGAATAGCCGATGATACTTATTTTCGTAACTTCAAGATCgttattttgtttcaatgaTTCGATTTCATAGAAAATATCAGCTATAATCTTTTTTGCATTTAATTCTAGTCCATCATAAGTTTTCCAAAATCTAAAACACGCAGGTTTAATGGTTGCAATTTTATCGTCAGTTGAACTGGgtaaattttcttttatgaATTTTTCTATTGTCGCCATATGAGACGACGTACCCCAGAGACCATGGATTAACACAAACAAATgagttgattttgatttagaGTTTGATGATAGGCTCTTGTTGATGTCACTCATAGTAGATTTtgtataaattattttatcaACCAAAATAATATGAAATCAGAAagaatcaaagaaaaaaaataaaatggataagaaaagaaaagaatgaaaGGGATTCCTAGACTGTgcgaagaagaagaagaagaaaaaaaatagaataaagACGATAAAAAGAATGTGATTATTTTACGACCACAAAAACGTAAACATACTCGGTTGTAAAGAATTTAAACCCGTTCTCCAAAACTAAGTAATCTATAAGATTTGAAATCTATCCAGTGTACTTGCTTACTAGTTACCTATTTGGTGTTATATAATATATCGTTCAAACCAACATTATACATAAAAGCATCTAAAGATTCAGATTGATTTTTAGACCCCAATGAAGTATGACCAGAAACTAGATTGTTGGAGTCTAGAGTAGGCAGAAACTGAGATAAATATTGGTTTTGTTGTACATGGTCCGGTAATTGTGGAGATTGTTGTGGGTAAGCttgttgctgttggtgATTCCCAAGCTCTTCTGAGACATTTGAATACGCGCTGGGAGTATTCTGATATGGTTGTGCTGTCATAAAGAAAGGCATGTTATTATTTGTCGAGTGTTGCTGATTGGTGGTTGTTGGCAACAAGTTACCAAAATTGTCAATAAAATTGTCATAATCTTCGTTAAATGGAATATCTGTAGTTCCAACGCCAAAGCTTTCAGTAGGAATGGTTGTTTCATTTGTAGTTGTTGAACTGGCCCCATTTTCATGTTTCTGTTGTGGTTGcttctttatatttattctATTGCCATCCATATCAAgattaaatttattcattaaCGCAAGCTGCATTTGTTCGACAATATTATAAAATCTAGATGATATTGGATTTGTTTGGCTGTAGTATTCAAAAATCTTTTTAGCTGAATTCAAATAGCTCATTTGTTTGCATGATGAATATCCATCCTTCAAAGTATATCCGTTATCCTCGAGGTACAAGAGTGATAATCCAATGATCAATGTTGCCATAAAACATGTATGTGTTAGACCATGCAGCTCAGCTCTCCCGCTGGTAATGCGTATAGTATTGATGTAATTTTCCACTAGTTGTATTATCAATGCTGATGATTTTGCTGTAGCTTTGCAAAAATTGTGCATGGCCACTTCTGGTCTAGTTTTTGGTCtcttcaaaattttccgtttctttttcttgtcaaAAATAAGGTACATAAAGAAGGGTCGAGAAAGCAACACAATCGCATATAATTGTGATAAATGTAAAAGCAACAAGGTGACCTTATGATCAATCCACGGTTCCGCAATTTTGCTTGGAGGGTTGCTTGGGTTGAAAATCTTATCAATTTGAAGTGGCTCCGGCAAGCTAAGTGACCACAACTTTAATTCTATTGCCAATTTTTCAGCCTTATAAGGATTAATTATTCCATctgaataataatttctaACAACTTTCCCTAATAGTTTGGATATTTTGCATGCTTGTATCATGCACTCAAATCGTGTATCCTTTATTAGGTTGCCATCTAAATCTCTGTCGTAAACGTCCTCGCTGTCAAAATCATCCCAgtcataatcatcaattattaatggtCGCCCCAATAGTATCGACGTGATCCGGTCTAAAATGTACAAAGTCTTGAATAATCTTCTCCGATGAACAATATAACTACGATCTTTGAAAGATTCGTTGATAAACTTTCGATTTAAACCTAATGCTTGTGCATTTCGAATTGCCATTCCCAACATTAACCATGCGGTATttcgttgttgttttgcTTGGTAGTAACAATATGCTAAAGAGAATGCTTCCGTTAGCCATAATTTTCCTTTATTCATATTCATTTTGGTCAAATAAAAcccaaattcaaaatatgcTGATGACCGCATTGTTGGTGACTGTAATTGACTCAAAACTGGATCGTTAGTTGCTTCCGCGTGTAGTAGTCCTATGGCAATTACCAAATTTACTAGAGCAATCTTTTCTGGGTCACACCCGCTATAGTTTTCATAAACGGGGTTAATGCTATTCTCtttaaaatattcaacATTGACAAAGTAGGTAGCTTGTTGTATGTTCATGTAAAATATTCTAACAATCTCATTTAGTAATTGTCGACTTGGTAATGCAACTTGGACTATTTCTGTTGATTCATCTGGCTCGTCAA contains:
- a CDS encoding uncharacterized protein (Ortholog(s) have mitochondrion localization), which produces MFRILKPSIRTLPFVSKSTIRNVYTKTNTFPKFPTSHRAVFGISIGALASITVYNQHIDNDVHALDTSVHTLTPSKTSETFEMGLYESSQKEEYNQYYGYRETKKKHPSWIIRTFYYLRFAIEDYLVDPMFTFVRFIELSCIFVPVLLISPICWFGRRHRSESGNLVRTGATLWYRYLRWSAEVAGASFIKLGQWAASRTDIFPEEMCNELGSLHSNAKAHSLELTKKIISKSFGNLPFDEIFDEFKEKPLGVGAIAQVYLGKLSPKVLERAKKDEDKLVKQLKLQAEDKQEQFFENIVVTEHLDSNEFVAIKVLHPNVELKINRDLKIMKFFANVINIIPTMEWLSLPDEVEQFSILMRLQLDLRIEALNLAKFRENFKSRLDIHFPKPYLNFTTRDVLVEEYIHAIPLSKLLSLSENYGKNLSKEVSDKGLDAFLKMLILDNFVHADLHPGNMMVRFYKNELYRHKKEYKIVKTSNETETNKITNELLKLGDNTNAWCEKLSELYEQGYHAEICFLDVGLVTELNKEDRINFIDLFRALSEFDGYRAGELMAERSRTPETVLNKEIFALKVEKLVDRMKQRTFTLGNISIGDLLDQVLGMVRNHHVRMEGDFVTVVVAILLLEGIGRQLDPNLDLFASSLPVLRRLGVSKEGREILKNENSLSMMKVWLALEVRQFINASIQDIHTLVKADMFSPNV
- a CDS encoding putative hydrolase (Ortholog(s) have lysophospholipase activity, role in lipid homeostasis and lipid particle localization) — its product is MSDINKSLSSNSKSKSTHLFVLIHGLWGTSSHMATIEKFIKENLPSSTDDKIATIKPACFRFWKTYDGLELNAKKIIADIFYEIESLKQNNDLEVTKISIIGYSLGGLISRYVIGLLNELDFFEKIEPIFFSTFATPHVGIQFFNDNIFDAVANRLGPYLFGKSGGQLFIADHDKILVKMADPQEKYMRGLKKFQKHILLANIKNDRTVAFFTSFITDVSPFEELDNIKIVYLDNLPQAKIANKLVRPKFVDLTKSHRLSLKDKKIFLGNQQEETPFIRKNRWAKILVIALLACLVVPFWVPFVLISSTTVSIYSFIKIKFVKGPLSPQHWSRVKKFVYGNAPIDPDDAKVGNVQRLKRRTLDRHESFKGDTSYLTEDTMDRVLYAEERYLNKSRKAGSIKNEDDEDALVAENTDYNTDSDGVDESSEADTLKSNFKSIEMDIEQNDKVISESIETLKSYESFPLFQDHKYKLPLNEDKSFIVKNLNTLDWIKIPVFLDVWNAHDGIVSRRGAKTNPKGASTIGLWVSILRNHLQENGRADASVNGNQESTIAHTS
- the ZCF26 gene encoding Zcf26p (Zn2-Cys6 transcription factor of unknown function; induced by alpha pheromone in SpiderM medium), with translation MDVDLDKRTKVSRACDYCKKRKFKCSGVSPCELCTKKGIQCEFNIVDRRTIRRKNKKRTIRNKPATATSSTTSKIKKDENQIDKTTLKMLTRNSKVPVQLQPLLSFPLHKLDNKQNEEEKHTQQSPPAADDTPDDERKDKDRKIDKKTHPDPPKNERAPPKVLYDSEGNLRYVGESSPLSFLFECRNIFLDRIGESDFTSESDSLEVIDEPDESTEIVQVALPSRQLLNEIVRIFYMNIQQATYFVNVEYFKENSINPVYENYSGCDPEKIALVNLVIAIGLLHAEATNDPVLSQLQSPTMRSSAYFEFGFYLTKMNMNKGKLWLTEAFSLAYCYYQAKQQRNTAWLMLGMAIRNAQALGLNRKFINESFKDRSYIVHRRRLFKTLYILDRITSILLGRPLIIDDYDWDDFDSEDVYDRDLDGNLIKDTRFECMIQACKISKLLGKVVRNYYSDGIINPYKAEKLAIELKLWSLSLPEPLQIDKIFNPSNPPSKIAEPWIDHKVTLLLLHLSQLYAIVLLSRPFFMYLIFDKKKKRKILKRPKTRPEVAMHNFCKATAKSSALIIQLVENYINTIRITSGRAESHGLTHTCFMATLIIGLSLLYLEDNGYTLKDGYSSCKQMSYLNSAKKIFEYYSQTNPISSRFYNIVEQMQLALMNKFNLDMDGNRINIKKQPQQKHENGASSTTTNETTIPTESFGVGTTDIPFNEDYDNFIDNFGNLLPTTTNQQHSTNNNMPFFMTAQPYQNTPSAYSNVSEELGNHQQQQAYPQQSPQLPDHVQQNQYLSQFSPTLDSNNLVSGHTSLGSKNQSESLDAFMYNVGLNDILYNTK